The DNA segment GGAGGCGCGAGGGTCAGAACAGGTAGAGTGTGCGCCAAACACGGTTGAGGGGTGAGGGAGTGGTGAGTCGAGACGGGATGAGGGAGGCTGTGACCATGGAGTTGGAGCAGGAAGCCTGGCGGGCGCTGGCACTGGCGCGCGTCTTTATGCATGACGCGCCGCCCCTCGTCGAGGTGGACGATCTGGCGGCCATGGTGGACTGCCCCCGGGCCGACCTGGAGCCGGTCCTGGCCCACCTGGAAGAGCAGCGGCTCGTGCTGATTCAGCTGCGGCCAGGCCGCGTCATGGGCAGCGCCTTTGTCACGCAGGACGGCCTGAGCCGCTGGGTTCAGCAGCAACTGGCGGCCGCGCAGGAGCCGCTGCCCGGCTTCCGCGCCCTGGCGGCCCGGATTGAGCGCTGCCTCCAGCGCACCCCTTTCTGGTCCACCGAAGTCCTCGCGGCGGAACTCAATGTGGCCGTCTCCCCTCTGACCGCGCAGCTGCGGGTCATGGAAGCGGCCGGCACCCTGAAAACCAACAAGCAAGGGGGCGGCGTCATCCTGAGTGTGACGCCGCCCGCCTGAGGGTCGATCCAGACAACATCAGTGCAGCCAGAAATCGGGACGCCGCTCAGCCTTCTGGTCCAGTTCGCGGGTCGACACCGGCCCACAGATGGATCTGAGGCTGGCCAGGACACCGGCCAGCGGCGCCGCTGACTGACCGGCCGCGGCCGCCAGGAGCATTCTCACCTCGTCCACGCCCTGCGGCAGGTCGAGCCAGGCACGCCCGCGCCAGAGGCGCACCCCCGCGTCCAGGCTGACCAGTCCCGCGTCGTGGTGCGCCTGGTCCAGCAGGTGCAGGGGCGTGCCCGGCCCGGCGAGAATGGCCAGGGCCACCTGCTCAGGCCGCAGCAGGGTGGCCACGGCGCCCTGGCTGACCACCAGCAGGCCCAGGGCGTGGCGGGCCTGCACGTGCGCCGCCACGACGGTTGGTCCTGCTCCCGCTGCCGACAGGGCAAAGCCTTGACCGTTCAGCGCCCTCAGGGATGGGTTCATGGCCCAGACCCTACTGGCGCGGGGGTTGGCCGGGCCGGTCCCCCACCAGCGCCAGACTCAGGCTCAGCGCGGCCAGGTACCAGACCAGGGCGTCCAGAAGGGCGGCGCCGTGCGTGGTGGCGGCGCCGCCGTTCAGCGCCGCCAGCCCCGCCGCCAGCAGGCTCCAGGTGGCCCCCAGGCGCCGGTTGAGCCAGCGGCAGGCCAGCGACAGGCCGAGCAGCACCAGCACCTGCTGCTCGGCGTCCAGGGTGACGGTCCTGAGCGCCGCGGCGATGGGCCACAGCAGGAGGCCCGGCAGAATCAGGATCCGGATGAAGCCCACGTGGGGCCGGTCGGGCGCGGCGGTGATCGGGGTCATGCCGGCCCTGCACCTCGGGCGGCGGGGTTCCGCCCGGGGTGACCGTTCTCCCGCCGCCCGTCAGCGCGCGTACACCACGGGCGCAAACGCCACGAACCCTGGGCCCGCCCCCGCCCGCCGCAGCAGCGTGACGTCTTCCGGCCACAGGTCGCCGTCCGGCGTGGCCGCCACGATGCGGGCAGTGACCGACTGGTCATCCCAGAGCAGCTCCAGCAGCAGGCCCGGCACAGTGGCTGAACGGCCGCCTGGGCCGCCGTCCACCAGCGTCGGGATGACCCGCGCCGCCGCCCACCGGTCCACGTCCTCCCAGGCCCCCTGATCGGCCGCCGCCGCCACGCGCGCCTGCCGGTAGCGCTCCAGGTGACTCAGGGCCGCTTGATAGGCAGGCTGCGGCTGGGCCGGCGTGTAGGGCGGCTCCACGGGGGACATGCCGGGGATAGGCTCGCCGAAGGTCAGGCGGGCCAGGGCGTGGGGCGGGCTGGACATCGGTAGGGTCATGCCCGCCCCGCACCGTGGGCCCCTGGCGCCCAGCGGTGTCGGTGCTCCCCGCCTTCAGTGCAGGGTGGCGGGCGGCAGCAAGAAGCGCAGGCAGTGGACGTAGAGCAGCAGCTCCGCGTCGGACTGGGCCGACGCGATCAGTGGGCCCAGGTGGCTGAGCTGATGCGCGGTCCACGCGTCCACCTGCTCGATGTCGTGGCTGAGCCGCTCCAGATAATGAATGCGCGCCGGCAACAACTCAGTGCTGATACGTCACCCCCGGTGCCCGGCGGCGTGCGGGCGCCGGGGCCTGCGCGGCCTGCCGGGCATGTTCGCGGGCCTGGGCCCACGGCTCGCCCTGGGCTTCGAAGTGCATCTGGAGCAGCGACTCCCGGACCCGCGCCTGCGCCTCTTCGCGCCCATCGGCGTGCTGCGCCGCCTTGTACGGATTCTTCATGCCCGCCCAGCACCCGAACGGCGCCCTCTCCGTTCGGGTGTCGTTCTGCCCGCCAGCAAGAAAGGGCACCCTGCAGATGCAGGGTGCCCCAAGTGAGACGCTTGTGGTCAGCGGCTGGCCAGCAGAAGCGCGCGTTCCACCTCCAGGTACACCGCCGTCCGTGACCGGCTGGCGTCCTGCGGATCGGGGTACTGCTCGCTCATGACCGCACCTTTGACGATCAGGCCTGACCCTTTGCCCAACCCGTCCAGGGGGACGGCCGCGCCCCGCCAGCCCTTCACGTCGAAATAGCCCGGGCGGGCGTCACGACCTGGGCGGGCCGTCGTCACGCCGAGGGTGGCCCGGACCAGTAGGCCACTGGCGGTCTCGCGCCGCGCCGCGTCGCGGGTCAGGTTGCCGCTCAGCTCGGCCTGGTTGACACCCCCCTTCAGCCGAAAGCCATTCTCCAGGGCGTCGACCGCCCACGGCACCTCGGCAACCTCCAGCTGGTCCAGCTTGACCCGGGTGGTGCTGCCCTTGCGCCCGTCCTCCGCCTTGTCGAACGACGAGTAATCCAGGCAGCCTGGGGCGTAGAGCACGGTCCCCGGTGAGTAGCGGCGGTTGTTGAGCACCTCGGCCAGGCGGCCCAGCGCGAAGGTCCGCAGGTACCAGGGCTTCATGCGCAGCTGGCCCCGTTCGTCGTGGACCTGCCGCTCACCGGCGAGCGTGCATTCGAACAGGCTGGTGCCCGTGCCAGTGACCTGGAAGCTGGGCGGACGCACCAGTGCCCCGACCAGGGATACGTGATTGGTGTTGTGCATAAGGCCTCCTGGGTCGCCCGTGACGGCGGGCGGGGTCTCTTCAGGGCATGGGGGGCGCGCTTACTTCGACGCGACGATGATCGGCAGGTCGTTGCCCATTGGGCGAACACTGGCGCCAGAGACGGCGGCCGCCGCGGCGAGTTGACTGGGCGTGAGGTCGGGACTGGCCACGATGATGGGGAGGTCATTGCCCGCCTGGGCAACGGAAGAGGACAGGATCAGCAGCAGGGGCAGGTGATGGCGCATAGAACGGCTCCTTTTGACCGTGTGGTCAGCGCAAGGCGAGACGGAATTGAGGGCGCCGGGGGCGGCCGTGATGGCGCCTGCCGGCGTGCCTCGCCTGCGTGCCGGCCCTGCACCCGCAGGTGGGGTGCCTGCGGGTGTCCGTTTTCCCGGCCCTACGCCGCGCCGTGCAGCGGGGTGGTGCGGGCCCGCGTGGCCGCCCGGCCCACCGCCCCGCGCAGCTCCGCCGACAAGATGGCCATCAGGGCTTCTTCGCTGCCGAGCAGGGCCGGGGCTTCAAAGGCCTCGGCCTCCGCCGCTGGCCGCCCCGCCTCCTCTTCCAGGACGTGATCCGGAATGCGGTCCTCGTCGTACGCCACAGCGGTCAGCAAGACCGGTTCAGGCGCCGTGGCGGCTGACAGGACGGGTCCAGGCGCAGCGGCATAGACCCCCGTCTGAACCTCGTCGACTTCCAGGACATGATCCGGAATGCAGTCCTCGTCGTACGCCAGCGCGGCCGGCAGGGCAGGTCCAGGCACAGCGGCGCCCGGCACCCCGCCCGCCTCCACGGCGGCGCCGAAGTCCAGACAAAACACGGGCGGCGCTTCCTGAACCGCACGGGCGGGCGTGGCACGGGCAGGTGGGGCCCGCCGAGAAGCGTCGTACGCTGCACCTGCGACTGGGTCAGCGGGGCGGTAGCGCACCGGCAAGCCCGCTTTCTCCGCCTGGCGCCGCGCCCGTTCCTGCGCTGGGTCACGGCCGCAGGCCAGGTCATGGGCCGCCTGGTAGGGCAGAGCGCTCAGCACGTCCGGCCGGGGCAGGGTGGGCGGCGGGCGACGCTGGAAGAGGGCACGCAGGTTCATAGGCCCGCCCAGCACCCCCGGCCCCCAGGGGGCCAGGGTGACGTTCCTCCTGGCTTAGCCGCGCGCCGCGAGGATGAGGGTGTCCCGGGCGCGGGTGTGCGCCACGAAGCAGACCGCCCGCTCCTCGCGCTCGTCGCCGCCCGTGCCCATCAGCGCTTCCGGGTGGAGGATGATCACGCGCCGGGCCTCGAGCCCTTTGCTCTTGTGGACCGTGCACAGCCGCACGGCGCCGTCGGCCCGGTTCATCAGGCTCTTGGCCAGCGCCACCACTTCGGCGGCCGTCGCGGCGCGCCCGGCCCGCTCGGCGTCCTGCGCCGCCCGGACCGCCAGGGCCGCGCAGCAGGCCAGCTGGTCCGTGTCCCGCTCGACCGCCCGGCGCAGGTGGGCGCCGCCCAGACCGGTCCGGGCGTGGGCGCGCATCAGGTGCTCGCCGCGGGCCGTCAGCCGCTCTTCAATGTCCGCGACCTGGAAGGGCACCCGGAAGGCGTCGGTCAGGTGCCGGCCCAGCTCCTTGTCCAGGTCATGCCCCAGCATCTTGACGGCCTGCCCCGTTTCGGCCAGCCGCAGCGCCAGCTGCACCAGGGGGCCGTTCGACCGGCACACAATCAGGTCGCCCGGCTGCGTGAGGCCAGGCACCTCGTCTTCCGTCACCCGCTGCACCTCACCCTCGGCCGCGCTGTCCGGGGCCTGGATGTGGTCGGAGAACTGCCGGGCCAGGGCGACGTGCCGCTTGGGGCAGCGCCACGTGAACGTCAGGCGCAGCCGCCGGGCCCCGAAGAGGGCTTCGGCGCGCTCCAGCCCCTGGACGTCGGCGCCGGAAAAGCCGTAGATGGCCTGCTCGGAATCGCCCACCAGAATGACCCGCCCCGTCTCGCCGGCCAGGTGCTTGACCAGCCGGTGCTGCAGGCGCGTCAGGTCCTGCGCCTCGTCGATCAGCTGGACCCCCAGGCTGCCGGCGCCACACTTCAACTTGATCGGCAGGTACAGCATGTCGGTGTAATCGATCTGGCCCTTGTCCCGGTAGGCCTGCAGGGCGCTCGCCTGCACCGTCCGAATGGCCGCCGGCGCGTCGAAGCCGTCTGGAAAACTCAGGCCGTGCGCGCTGATGAGGGCCGGCAGTTCGTCCGGCGCCGCCAGGTGGATCAGGGTCAACTCCAGCAGCCGGGTGAGGTTGCGCAGCACCTTCGGTTCGCCCAGCCCCAGCCCGGCCAGGTACGCCTGCGCCAGGTTGCGCCGCTTGTGGGGCACGAGGTCAATGCGGCCCCGGTGGGCTTCCAGCAGGCTGCGCCCGTGGGCGTGGAGCGTGGAGCAGATCACGTCTTCGGGCATGACCTCCCGGATCTCCTCCGAGATGCTGCCGTTGAAGGCGAAGGCCCCGACCGGCCGCCGCCGGGGCAGCACCACCGCCATGGTCTTGAGCAGCGTGCTCTTGCCACTGCCCGCCGTGCTCTCCACCACCAGGTTGTCGCCCGTGGTCATCACGGCGTTCATGACGGCGAGCTGCTCGGGCGTAAACCGGGCGAACGCCGACTGCACCTGCAGCCGGGTGGGCAGGGGCAAACGGGCCAGCAGCGTCTCGGCCAGGGGCGAGAGGGACAAGGGTGCCGTCATGCCCGCCCAGCACCCCGGCGAGCGCCGCGCGCCAGCGCGGGCCGGGGTGACGTCACGCCCACAACGCACCGGGCCCCCGACCAAGCTTCAGTCGGGGGCCCGGTGCGGGGGCAGCGCTCAGGGGGTGACGCCGATGGTGTCGTTGCCCTCCAGGCGAACAGGGTGCCCGCCGGGCGCCACGATGGGCTGAATGATGATGATGTCATTCCCCATCGTGACGATCTGTTTGTTGGGGGCGTGGGCCGAGGCGAACGAGGCGGACAGGACGAGCAGCAGAGGCAGCAGCTTCATGACCGCGAGGGTATATGTGCAAGTCTAAGAACTATGAGTGTCTTTACGCGGACAGCCGATCCAGGTGAAGTTGGCCAAACACTTTGTCGACGGCCTGCCGGAACGCCTGGGTCAACTGGGTGGGAAACGCCTGGGTGCGGCTGAGCAGCAGCGTGCCACTGGCGGCGGCCAGCGCCAGCGGCTGACCGCTCATCTGGCCCAGCGGCCGGCAGCGCAGCTGGGTCTCGGCCCGGCGCGCCGCCTCCCGCGCACCCGCTGGCAGGGGCGCCGCCGGATTGAAGTCCGCCGGGTCCAGGCCCAACCGGATGGCCTCAGCCAGCCGCACCGCCTGAATCAGCATGTCGCGCTCGCGGTCTGACAGGCCTGCGGCCAGGGTCAGAACACCTGGCTGGACGGGGGCGCTGACCCCAGAGTGCGCGGCAGGGGCGGTCGCCTCGCTCACAGGAAACAGGGGAATGTTCATACCTCTCTGGCACCCGGCGTCACCGCAGGGTGATGAGCGCTCCAGGAACCTGGGCCGCGCACCCTGGGTGCCGGCCCGCCTGCGGGCCGCGCCGCTGCCGGTCAGGTCCCCAGAACAACAGGCGGCCAATTGCTCAGCCGCCTGCTTCAGAGTCTCAGCGTTCCTGGAAGACGTGCCGGGTTTGCCGCCAGTGGCCAGCGGCAGCCCAGACCGCCCCTGGCACCACCCACCAGAGGTGGTGAACCGCCGTGGCCGTGACTTCGCAAAAGCCGGCGTGACCCCTGGCCCTGACGGTGACGATGACGGCGCGTCCACCGCGCCGCCCCTGACTGATTCGGATGCTGATCATGCCCGCCAGAGACCGCGCCGGGTGGGGTGCCTGGCGCGGTGCCGTTCCTCCTGCGTGACCGGGCGGCATACCAGCACAGTACCCCCAGCGCTGGGCGGCCGGGGGCGAACATGTGGCGTGAATTGTGGAGCCTCGGGCGCGCGGCGTCGTTTGGCGGTTCAGGGCGCGCAGCCTGGGCTGCCCCTCCCGGTCCCCCAGCGCTGGAAGGCTGGGGGTGACCCTGGCCGTGAAATGCCCCCCTTGCCCCTGGGCGGAGGTCGGCGGCCCCTCAAAAAAAAGAGGCCCACGAAGGGCCCCTGCTCCGCCCTGAGGGCGGCGGTCAATCTGCGGCTCGGCGGCGTGCGGGCGTGGTGCTCGCGCCCAGGGCTCGGCCGGCCTGCACCCCTGGCGCCTGGTCCAGGGGTGACGCTTCATCTCCCGTGCGGCGCTTGGACCGGCCGCACCGGGGAGAGGGGGTCAGCGGCGGGCGTGCAGGGCCGCTCGCTTCACGCGGCTGGCGTCCAGCGCCACCAGGATCGCGCCACTTGAAATCAGGGTCACCAGCAGCCAGATGAGTACGGTCGTCATGCCTGCCATGCACCCGCCGCGCCCCTCAGCGGCGGGTGACGGTTCTCCCCTGGACGCGGCGCGGGAAGGGGCCCGCACCCCATGACGAAACGGGCAGGCCAGTGACGGCCTGCCCGTTCCCTCTTCCGCGACTTCCTGGCACCCTCTCGTCACCCGGCCCCGCCCGCTGCGGTTGCCGTGCCTGACTCGGTGAGCGCGAGGTGGAGGCATCGGCCCTTTCCGGCCGGTGTGCGGCGCGTCTCCACCCAGCGTGCTGCCCGGGCACCTGACGCGGCCGCGGCGGGTGACGCTCCTTCCCCTCACCCCACAAAAAAAAGAGAGGCGCGGGGCCTCTCTTCGGGTGGAGCACGGAGCTTAGAACGGCAGGTCTTCTTCGTTAGGTGGGAAGTCATTCCCCTGGTCAATGTCGAGCCCGCCCGACCGTGCTGGGGCGCGCTGGGCACCGCCACTCGCGGCGGCCACCGGTTGACGCGGTGGCTGCGCCGCAGGGGCCGGGCGGGAGGAGGCCCGCTCACCGCCGGTCCGCTCACCCCCCTTGAGCAGGATGACCGAGGTCGCCGTGATCTTCGTGTCCTTGCGCTTGTTCCCGTCGCGGTCGGTCCAGGTCGACGACTGCGGCATGCCCTCCACGTACACCGGCTGCCCCTTCTTCGGCTCCTGCTTGACGAAGGCCTCCGCCGCCTCTCGCCACAGCACCACCTCGAAGTAGTGCACCTTCTCCTGCGCCTGGCCGTGGCCGTCCGTCCACTTCTCGTTCACCGCCAGGCTGAGGTCCATGACGGCCTCGCCTGCGGGGGTGTAGCGCAGCTCCGGATCGCGGGTCAGGTTGCCGCCCAGGGCCACCAGGGCCGAGCCGCCCTGAAGGCGCACGCCGCCCCCCGCATCCTCAACCCGCCCGAACTCGCCCGCCAGTTCTTCCACACGCAGCGCCTTGCCCAGGACCCGCGCGCGCTTCCCTTCGGCCGTCTCCCACCGCTCCTGCACCAGGTTCCCGACCACCAGGACGGGCAGCCCGGCCACCAGGCGCTCAGCCAGGGCTTCAGCGGCTTTGCCCAGACTGGTGATGGGCAGGTAGAAGGGCACGGTCTTGAGCTCCCCCTGGCGCAGTTCCTGGCGCTCGCCCGACACGGTGTAGTCCAGGACGGCGGTGCCGGAGGGGGTGTAGCGGAGGTCGGGGGTCCGGGTGATGGCGCCGATCACGGTCAACTGGTTCATTCCACGCATGTTGGTCTCCTGGGGGCAGCCCACTTGGTCTCAGTGTCTCTGAGGGTCGAGGCTGTCTTGTCCGCCCTGTACCCCCGGCGCTTCCTCCGGGGGTGTTGTTCCGCTCCCTGACCTCCAGTGGCGAACACCACCGGGCCGGGTGACGGGGACCTCTTCAGGGTGCTGGGCGGGTGGGTTTGGCCACCAAGCGCGCGGGGGGTGAAGACGGCTGGCGCGGGGGCTCTGGGGGAGCCGGCGTGCAGCGGGGGGTGTGCGGCCCGTTGGGGGGCGAGGCAGACAGGACGGGAAGGGTGCGTGGCCCCTTAGAGCATTAAGAAAACAGACGTTCCCCTTATTCGACAGGGGGGTCAGGAGGCTCGTTTCGCCCGCTACTGCTGTTCCCGCAGCGCCTCTCCAGCGCCAGTGCCCTTATCCGACAGGGGGTCTTGAGCGGGCTTCCGGCCCTCGGCCTGGCCCCAAAGGCCCTGCACCCACCCCAGTCCGGCGGCCTGCACGCCTCGTACAAGAGGGGCCAGCGCTGCCCGCTGACCCCCCTCCTGTTTGACCGCTCCCTGCCCGCTCAGCGCCACCACTGGGCCAGGTCCACCCGCTGGGTCAGCCAGGAGGCCACCGTGGCCTGACGCCGCTCGGAGACCACCCCCCAGACGAGGCCCTGGAAGTGCTGACGGAAGCTGTCGCGCTTCTCTTCCACCACACGGCGCACGTAAGACCCCGTATCGAATTCCACCGCCACGCGCCCTCCATCCGCCCGCTGCCAGATCGCGTCCGGTTCCTCGGCCCGGCGCCGGACAGTCCCCCGGCTTGGGCGCACCACCTCGCACGCACTGGGGGGCACGCCGTACTGGTGGCGCAGCTCGCCGGCACCGGCCCGGTGAGCCAGGTGCGGCACCTCGGCCTGGCCCAGCGCGCGGCTCGCCAGCAGAAAGCGCACGGGCACTTCCAGGTTGGGCCGCATGTGCACCGGGCGGGCCAAATCCTGCACGAACGGCACCGCTGGCAGGTCTTCGGCCTCCAGTTTGAAGTGCCGCTTGAGCTGGCCTTCGGTCATCACGCCGTCACACGCCAGGGCCTCGTGGGCCCGCTCGATGCGGTCTTGGCGGACCAGCTGCAAAATCTCCAGTGTCAGGTCCGGGACGCCGGCCCCTTTCAGTTCCGCCGCTTGAACAGCGGTGATGGCTGGCCCCTGAAGAGGCGGCTCTTCCCACAGGTCGCCCACCTCCTCACCGGTCCACACGCGCTGCCCCGGTTGACCCGGTTCAGTCTGCGGCAGGCAGTGGATGAAGCGGAGGTTGGCACGGTGCTGTTCGGCCGCCTGACGGCCCCGGACGGCACTCGGGCTGAGGATCACCAGGTCATGCTGCGTGGCGGCCAGCGTGCTGCGAAACCGCTGGGCCAAGCGGTGGATGGCTTCGGAGGTGATGCCGCCGCTGGACAGCCGGGCCACCACGTACGCGTC comes from the Deinococcus betulae genome and includes:
- a CDS encoding hydrogenase expression/formation protein, with amino-acid sequence MISIRISQGRRGGRAVIVTVRARGHAGFCEVTATAVHHLWWVVPGAVWAAAGHWRQTRHVFQER
- a CDS encoding single-stranded DNA-binding protein, which translates into the protein MHNTNHVSLVGALVRPPSFQVTGTGTSLFECTLAGERQVHDERGQLRMKPWYLRTFALGRLAEVLNNRRYSPGTVLYAPGCLDYSSFDKAEDGRKGSTTRVKLDQLEVAEVPWAVDALENGFRLKGGVNQAELSGNLTRDAARRETASGLLVRATLGVTTARPGRDARPGYFDVKGWRGAAVPLDGLGKGSGLIVKGAVMSEQYPDPQDASRSRTAVYLEVERALLLASR
- a CDS encoding UvrD-helicase domain-containing protein is translated as MTAPLSLSPLAETLLARLPLPTRLQVQSAFARFTPEQLAVMNAVMTTGDNLVVESTAGSGKSTLLKTMAVVLPRRRPVGAFAFNGSISEEIREVMPEDVICSTLHAHGRSLLEAHRGRIDLVPHKRRNLAQAYLAGLGLGEPKVLRNLTRLLELTLIHLAAPDELPALISAHGLSFPDGFDAPAAIRTVQASALQAYRDKGQIDYTDMLYLPIKLKCGAGSLGVQLIDEAQDLTRLQHRLVKHLAGETGRVILVGDSEQAIYGFSGADVQGLERAEALFGARRLRLTFTWRCPKRHVALARQFSDHIQAPDSAAEGEVQRVTEDEVPGLTQPGDLIVCRSNGPLVQLALRLAETGQAVKMLGHDLDKELGRHLTDAFRVPFQVADIEERLTARGEHLMRAHARTGLGGAHLRRAVERDTDQLACCAALAVRAAQDAERAGRAATAAEVVALAKSLMNRADGAVRLCTVHKSKGLEARRVIILHPEALMGTGGDEREERAVCFVAHTRARDTLILAARG
- the ssb gene encoding single-stranded DNA-binding protein, which encodes MRGMNQLTVIGAITRTPDLRYTPSGTAVLDYTVSGERQELRQGELKTVPFYLPITSLGKAAEALAERLVAGLPVLVVGNLVQERWETAEGKRARVLGKALRVEELAGEFGRVEDAGGGVRLQGGSALVALGGNLTRDPELRYTPAGEAVMDLSLAVNEKWTDGHGQAQEKVHYFEVVLWREAAEAFVKQEPKKGQPVYVEGMPQSSTWTDRDGNKRKDTKITATSVILLKGGERTGGERASSRPAPAAQPPRQPVAAASGGAQRAPARSGGLDIDQGNDFPPNEEDLPF